One genomic region from Betaproteobacteria bacterium encodes:
- a CDS encoding ABC transporter permease gives MVIPFSYAAKNLSARKLTTALTAAGMALVVFVFATVLMLQEGLKKTLVDTGSPDNVVVTRRSSGTEVQSGIDRAQAGVVESQPEIAYGPDGQVRVSKEMVVLITLQKRDSDKPSNVIIRGLGAKGRDLRPQVRIVQGRMFRPGSSEIIAGRSIAERFRGAGVGEQLRFGMRDWVVVGTFDANKSGFDSEIWGDVEQLMQAFRRPVFSSLILKLSDSARFDSLKLRLESDPRLTVEAKRESVFYAEQSEVLANFIGYLGLTLSVIFSIGATIGAMITMYASVASRTAEIGTLRALGFRSSGILMVFLLEALLLGLVGGSIGLILASFMQFLTISTMNWQSFAELAFSFTLNPAIVAKSLAFALSMGLLGGFLPAVRASRLNIVDALRAP, from the coding sequence ATGGTCATTCCGTTTTCCTATGCCGCCAAGAATCTGTCCGCGCGCAAGCTGACGACGGCCCTCACCGCCGCTGGCATGGCACTGGTGGTGTTCGTGTTCGCCACCGTGCTGATGCTGCAGGAAGGCCTCAAGAAAACGCTGGTCGACACCGGATCCCCGGACAATGTCGTGGTAACGCGGCGCTCGTCGGGAACGGAAGTGCAAAGTGGCATCGACCGCGCGCAGGCCGGGGTCGTGGAAAGTCAGCCGGAGATTGCATACGGCCCGGACGGTCAGGTGAGGGTATCGAAGGAAATGGTCGTGCTGATCACCCTGCAGAAGCGCGATTCGGACAAACCGTCCAACGTGATCATCCGCGGCCTCGGAGCGAAGGGCCGGGATTTACGTCCCCAGGTGCGCATCGTGCAGGGTCGGATGTTCCGGCCGGGTTCTTCGGAGATCATCGCGGGCCGCAGCATTGCGGAGCGCTTTCGCGGCGCCGGGGTCGGCGAGCAACTGCGCTTCGGCATGCGCGATTGGGTCGTGGTCGGGACGTTCGACGCGAACAAGAGCGGCTTCGATTCGGAAATATGGGGAGATGTCGAGCAGCTCATGCAGGCCTTCCGCCGGCCGGTGTTTTCTTCGCTGATCCTGAAATTGAGCGATTCAGCCCGGTTCGACAGCCTCAAGCTGCGTCTTGAATCCGATCCGAGGCTCACGGTGGAAGCCAAGCGCGAATCGGTATTTTATGCGGAGCAATCCGAAGTGCTGGCGAACTTCATCGGTTATCTCGGACTGACGTTGTCGGTCATCTTCTCGATTGGGGCGACCATCGGCGCGATGATCACCATGTATGCGTCGGTGGCAAGCCGGACAGCGGAAATCGGCACATTGCGTGCGCTCGGTTTCCGCAGCAGCGGCATTCTCATGGTATTTCTTCTGGAAGCCCTGCTGCTCGGGCTGGTCGGGGGCAGCATCGGACTGATACTCGCCTCTTTCATGCAGTTCCTGACGATCTCGACGATGAACTGGCAATCCTTCGCCGAACTGGCATTCTCGTTCACGCTCAATCCCGCGATCGTCGCCAAGTCGCTGGCCTTCGCCCTGTCCATGGGGTTGCTGGGTGGTTTTCTGCCGGCGGTGCGAGCGTCGCGCCTGAACATCGTCGACGCGCTGCGCGCGCCTTAG
- a CDS encoding NUDIX hydrolase — protein sequence MNFCSACGARVEHRVPPGDNLPRSICTNCGIIHYENPKMVVGCIPEWENSILLCRRAIEPRHGLWTVPAGFMENGETTAEGAARETLEEANAKVEILGLYALFNIPHINQVYMLFRARLLDLDFSAGAETLETKLFEEEQIPWDQIAFVTVRRTLRHYFDDRRAGEFRFHIGTIDPMPKPPTT from the coding sequence ATGAATTTCTGTAGCGCCTGCGGCGCACGCGTCGAACACCGCGTGCCACCCGGCGATAACCTTCCCCGCTCCATTTGCACGAACTGCGGGATCATCCACTACGAAAATCCAAAAATGGTGGTGGGATGCATTCCCGAATGGGAAAACAGCATCTTGTTGTGCCGTCGCGCCATCGAACCCCGCCACGGCTTGTGGACCGTGCCCGCGGGCTTCATGGAAAACGGGGAAACCACGGCCGAGGGCGCTGCGCGCGAGACGCTCGAGGAAGCCAACGCGAAGGTCGAAATCCTGGGACTGTACGCCCTGTTCAACATTCCGCACATCAACCAGGTGTACATGCTGTTTCGTGCCCGGCTTCTCGATCTTGATTTCAGTGCAGGCGCAGAGACCCTGGAAACAAAACTGTTCGAAGAAGAGCAGATTCCCTGGGACCAGATCGCCTTCGTTACGGTCCGGCGCACGCTCAGACACTATTTCGACGATCGTCGCGCCGGGGAATTCCGATTCCATATCGGCACCATCGATCCCATGCCCAAGCCTCCTACTACTTAG
- a CDS encoding cytochrome c, whose amino-acid sequence MRASRNTKIVLAVALIAGLFSTPGFAKDPTDEVAAKIDEKFGGNIKKLFATKCSWCHQAYGMKQADGPKLAGTDKTLEQVMKQIKNGKLPMPGFKSQLKEEEVQALAEYIKALPAN is encoded by the coding sequence ATGAGAGCCTCACGCAATACGAAGATCGTCCTTGCCGTTGCACTGATCGCCGGCCTGTTTTCCACCCCTGGCTTCGCCAAGGATCCGACCGATGAGGTCGCGGCCAAGATCGACGAAAAATTTGGCGGCAACATCAAAAAACTTTTTGCCACGAAATGCAGCTGGTGTCATCAAGCCTATGGAATGAAGCAGGCCGACGGTCCGAAGCTTGCCGGCACCGACAAGACGCTGGAGCAGGTCATGAAGCAGATCAAGAACGGCAAGTTGCCGATGCCCGGCTTCAAGTCGCAACTGAAGGAAGAAGAGGTCCAGGCGCTCGCCGAATACATCAAGGCACTGCCCGCGAATTAG
- a CDS encoding PQQ-binding-like beta-propeller repeat protein codes for MKRWTYTGVAKALSAAAFVGFASQAMAADVTWDRLMNADKDANNWLMYHQSFKGWHYSGLDQVNADNVKNLHVAWLHTPAAGKRGIQSFPLVADGVLYYTSSTGQVWALDGASGAVIWRYQAKIDTERAEGTFYNPYNRGLAIGYGKVYIGTVDGRMIALDAKTGKVAWDNTILSVEKGNKGFTGAPVIVKDKVIIGSNGGELSGCCGPIFAVNAQTGEVAWQFDTIGGDERSRQSWGNDSWKIGGGGGWMTGSYDAKTNTVWWGTANPAPDYDWAGENWKTDGPRPGENLYSSSVVVLDADSGELKSYFSEMPHDAWDFDAAPGEFMSLEKGGKRYMLHPNKGGIIFVYNADQVGGGNQLKVENAYMFGETFNYIKGVDPKTGQLIGRRELPEGKHTNVCPAIDGAISWNTGSFNPGTGLFYKIGQEWCFDIEVVKADKPADFSGQAYFGASWTATHPQGKKAYGHVTGRDPLSGKIKWRTEFKYPPLASLMSTKGNLVFVPGADGNFHALDARTGKELWKHNNGIGHHGGVISYMAGGKQYIAVVAGWGSHVSGNYGPLFGHPFTEMPTDAGQLIVFSL; via the coding sequence ATGAAACGATGGACTTATACAGGGGTCGCAAAGGCCCTGTCCGCGGCAGCTTTCGTCGGCTTCGCTTCCCAGGCAATGGCAGCAGATGTCACCTGGGACCGCCTGATGAACGCTGACAAGGACGCAAACAATTGGCTGATGTATCACCAGTCGTTCAAGGGCTGGCACTACAGCGGCCTGGACCAAGTCAACGCCGACAACGTCAAGAACCTGCACGTAGCCTGGTTGCACACGCCTGCTGCTGGCAAGCGCGGCATCCAGTCCTTCCCGCTGGTGGCCGATGGAGTCCTGTACTACACCAGTTCAACTGGCCAAGTGTGGGCACTGGACGGCGCGTCCGGCGCTGTGATCTGGCGCTATCAGGCCAAGATCGACACCGAGCGTGCGGAAGGCACCTTCTACAATCCGTATAACCGCGGCCTGGCGATCGGCTACGGCAAGGTCTACATCGGCACCGTCGACGGCCGCATGATCGCCCTCGACGCGAAGACTGGCAAAGTGGCCTGGGACAACACCATCCTCAGCGTCGAGAAAGGCAACAAGGGCTTCACGGGCGCTCCTGTGATCGTGAAGGACAAGGTCATCATCGGTTCGAACGGCGGTGAGCTGTCCGGCTGCTGCGGCCCGATTTTCGCAGTCAATGCGCAGACCGGCGAAGTGGCATGGCAGTTCGACACCATCGGTGGCGACGAGCGTTCCCGTCAGTCCTGGGGCAACGACTCGTGGAAGATCGGCGGTGGCGGCGGCTGGATGACCGGTTCCTACGATGCCAAGACCAATACGGTATGGTGGGGTACCGCCAATCCGGCGCCCGACTACGACTGGGCCGGCGAAAACTGGAAGACCGACGGTCCGCGTCCCGGCGAAAACCTCTACAGCTCGTCCGTGGTCGTTCTGGATGCCGATTCCGGCGAACTGAAGTCGTATTTCTCCGAAATGCCGCATGATGCTTGGGACTTCGATGCAGCCCCCGGCGAATTCATGTCCCTCGAGAAGGGTGGCAAGCGCTACATGCTGCACCCGAACAAGGGCGGCATTATCTTCGTTTACAACGCTGATCAGGTCGGCGGCGGCAACCAGCTGAAGGTGGAAAACGCCTACATGTTTGGTGAAACCTTCAACTACATCAAGGGCGTCGACCCGAAGACCGGCCAGCTCATCGGCCGTCGCGAGTTGCCGGAAGGCAAGCACACCAACGTATGCCCGGCCATCGATGGCGCGATCAGCTGGAACACGGGTTCTTTCAACCCGGGTACCGGCCTGTTCTACAAGATCGGCCAGGAATGGTGTTTCGACATCGAAGTCGTGAAGGCCGACAAGCCTGCTGACTTCTCGGGTCAAGCCTACTTCGGCGCTTCCTGGACCGCCACGCATCCGCAAGGCAAGAAGGCATACGGCCATGTCACCGGCCGTGACCCGCTGTCCGGCAAGATCAAGTGGCGTACCGAGTTCAAGTACCCGCCGCTGGCCTCGCTGATGTCGACCAAGGGCAATCTAGTGTTCGTGCCCGGCGCCGACGGCAACTTCCATGCGCTCGATGCCCGTACCGGCAAAGAACTCTGGAAGCACAACAACGGTATCGGCCATCACGGCGGCGTGATCTCCTACATGGCGGGCGGCAAGCAGTACATCGCCGTCGTGGCCGGTTGGGGCAGCCACGTGTCAGGCAACTACGGTCCGCTGTTCGGCCACCCGTTCACCGAGATGCCGACCGATGCCGGTCAGCTGATCGTGTTCAGTCTCTAG
- the arfB gene encoding aminoacyl-tRNA hydrolase has product MRHFPIPEAELEFRHVRASGPGGQNVNKVSTAVELRFDIGASRALPQEVKARLRRLGGRRVSVQDVLVIDAGRFRTQEANRRDALARLADLLRAASARPKARIATRPTRASKERRIAGKRTRSTLKRGRGRVSDTE; this is encoded by the coding sequence TTGCGTCATTTCCCAATACCCGAAGCAGAATTGGAGTTTCGACATGTCCGTGCGTCAGGCCCGGGCGGGCAGAACGTCAACAAGGTTTCCACAGCGGTCGAACTACGCTTCGACATCGGTGCCAGCCGCGCACTTCCCCAGGAGGTGAAGGCGAGGCTGCGCCGGCTTGGCGGCCGGCGGGTCAGTGTTCAGGACGTGCTGGTGATCGATGCCGGGCGTTTTCGCACGCAGGAGGCGAACCGGCGCGATGCGCTGGCCCGGCTGGCGGATTTGCTGCGCGCTGCGTCGGCAAGGCCGAAAGCGCGCATTGCGACGCGTCCGACGCGCGCATCGAAGGAGCGCCGCATTGCGGGAAAACGCACACGCTCAACCTTGAAACGCGGGCGTGGCCGGGTCTCCGATACGGAGTAA
- the corA gene encoding magnesium/cobalt transporter CorA — MLDYDEHRVVEKELVQVDDCIPFKDAQTVTWINVDSATEPGLLENFGRVMGFHTLMLEDILNTDQRPKFEDYGNYIYIVVKMLDYDVKKGEIEIEQLSLILGPNYVISFQERAGDFFGPLRERIRKSLGRVRKLGTDYLAYAILDIIVDHYFVVLEKLGEKIEQLEEIVITNPGQGTVRAVHAIKREMIFVRKSVWPLREVVTSLQRSESTLIRESNAAYFRDLHDHIMQVTDGVDTFRDLLNGMLDSYYSTITTRTNSVMKVLTLFSAIFMPLTFITGIFGMNFQHFPELEWHYGFQGSLILMVVVTIIMVAIFKWKKWL, encoded by the coding sequence ATGCTCGATTACGACGAGCACAGAGTCGTGGAGAAGGAACTCGTGCAGGTGGACGACTGCATCCCGTTCAAGGACGCCCAGACGGTAACCTGGATCAATGTCGACAGCGCGACAGAACCCGGACTCCTGGAAAATTTCGGGCGGGTCATGGGTTTTCATACGCTGATGCTGGAAGACATCCTCAACACCGATCAGCGGCCCAAGTTCGAGGACTACGGCAATTACATTTACATCGTGGTGAAGATGCTCGACTACGATGTGAAGAAGGGCGAGATCGAAATCGAACAGCTATCCTTGATTCTCGGCCCGAACTACGTGATTTCGTTCCAGGAGCGCGCGGGGGATTTTTTCGGCCCGCTGCGCGAACGCATACGCAAATCGCTGGGACGCGTACGCAAGCTCGGCACCGACTATCTCGCCTACGCGATACTGGACATCATCGTGGACCACTATTTCGTGGTACTGGAGAAACTGGGCGAGAAAATCGAGCAACTGGAAGAGATCGTGATCACCAATCCCGGGCAGGGTACGGTGCGCGCCGTCCACGCCATCAAACGCGAGATGATTTTCGTGCGCAAGTCGGTCTGGCCGCTGCGCGAAGTCGTGACCAGCCTGCAACGTTCCGAATCGACTCTCATCCGCGAATCGAACGCCGCTTATTTTCGCGACCTGCACGATCACATCATGCAGGTCACCGACGGCGTGGACACGTTCCGGGACCTTTTGAACGGAATGCTCGATTCCTATTATTCGACGATCACCACGCGGACCAACAGCGTCATGAAAGTGTTGACGCTGTTTTCGGCGATTTTCATGCCGCTGACGTTCATCACCGGCATATTTGGCATGAACTTCCAGCATTTTCCGGAGCTGGAGTGGCACTACGGCTTCCAGGGTTCGCTGATCCTGATGGTGGTGGTCACGATCATCATGGTCGCCATTTTCAAGTGGAAGAAATGGCTCTAG
- a CDS encoding MarR family transcriptional regulator — translation MGSKLLDVKQSGRAADGPAARTRKAPDLGVLPGLIGYQLRLAQRAIFADFADTVGESGISPGLFGILVVIGENPGLTQQALANAAHLDRSTVVTVIDKLEGRGLVERRAADRRSNGLFLADQGAALLRGLKRKVAQHERRVVQNLSARERAQLVALLQRILPERR, via the coding sequence ATGGGAAGCAAACTGTTGGATGTCAAACAATCTGGCCGCGCCGCGGATGGCCCCGCAGCGCGGACCCGCAAGGCGCCCGATCTCGGCGTGTTGCCCGGCCTGATCGGCTATCAGCTGCGGCTCGCGCAGCGCGCGATCTTCGCCGATTTCGCAGATACCGTCGGCGAAAGCGGCATCTCGCCCGGGCTGTTCGGCATCCTGGTGGTCATCGGGGAAAATCCCGGACTGACCCAGCAGGCGCTGGCCAACGCGGCTCACCTGGATCGCTCCACCGTCGTTACGGTGATCGACAAACTGGAAGGCCGTGGGCTGGTGGAACGCCGGGCCGCCGATCGGCGCAGCAACGGCCTGTTCCTGGCGGATCAAGGTGCCGCCCTGCTGCGCGGGTTGAAACGCAAAGTGGCCCAGCATGAGCGTCGGGTCGTCCAGAACCTTTCTGCGCGCGAGCGTGCCCAACTGGTTGCGCTTCTCCAGCGCATCCTTCCCGAACGGCGCTAA
- a CDS encoding 2Fe-2S iron-sulfur cluster binding domain-containing protein, which produces MSVTVTVADLNQSAPAEEGQTVLDALLAHGVGFAYSCQSGNCGTCRCELVSGDIMELEYSEHALSTEERSRGIVLACRSQVWSDVVVRRLDAEDFVVHPSRVMRCRVVDLTALTHDIFRLRMDIIAGGPFAFSAGQFASVEFPVAPGVARDYSMANRPDEKLLEFHIRIMPVANSVSCRMAAALRSGDMVKVSGPLGTSYLRAQHAGSMLCIAGGSGLAPIKSIVETALEGGFGQPVHLYFGARAERDVYFEAELAELQRRFPLFRAHIVLSESGGETAATLLPRRHGLVTEAVAADFPALVGFKAYFAGPPPMVDAATALMRERGVESRDIHADAFFPAATAPKQMAEMR; this is translated from the coding sequence GTGAGTGTAACCGTCACCGTCGCCGACCTGAACCAGTCCGCTCCCGCCGAGGAAGGCCAGACCGTGCTCGACGCCTTGCTCGCTCACGGCGTCGGCTTTGCCTACAGCTGCCAGTCCGGCAACTGCGGCACCTGTCGATGCGAGCTCGTATCCGGCGACATCATGGAACTCGAGTATTCCGAGCATGCGCTGTCCACTGAGGAGCGCAGCCGTGGCATCGTGCTCGCGTGTCGCTCGCAAGTCTGGAGCGATGTGGTCGTGCGCCGGCTCGACGCCGAGGACTTTGTCGTGCATCCCTCGCGCGTAATGCGCTGCAGGGTCGTTGACCTGACTGCGCTCACGCACGACATATTCAGGCTCAGGATGGACATCATCGCCGGCGGGCCATTTGCGTTTTCCGCCGGACAGTTTGCCAGTGTCGAATTTCCGGTCGCGCCCGGCGTCGCCCGCGATTATTCCATGGCCAATCGTCCGGACGAAAAACTCCTCGAATTCCACATCCGCATCATGCCCGTGGCGAACTCGGTGAGCTGTCGCATGGCGGCGGCTCTCAGGTCCGGCGACATGGTCAAGGTGTCCGGTCCGCTCGGCACGTCTTATCTGCGCGCGCAACATGCCGGTTCGATGTTGTGCATCGCCGGCGGCAGCGGACTGGCTCCGATCAAGTCGATCGTCGAAACCGCCCTGGAGGGCGGCTTTGGCCAACCGGTGCATCTGTATTTCGGTGCGCGCGCCGAGCGCGACGTTTACTTCGAAGCGGAACTGGCCGAACTGCAGCGCCGGTTCCCTTTGTTCAGGGCGCACATCGTGCTATCCGAGTCCGGCGGGGAAACCGCAGCGACTTTGCTGCCGAGGAGGCACGGGCTGGTCACCGAGGCTGTCGCAGCGGATTTTCCCGCGCTGGTGGGCTTCAAGGCCTATTTCGCCGGACCGCCCCCGATGGTCGATGCGGCGACCGCGCTGATGCGCGAACGCGGCGTCGAGTCGCGCGATATCCATGCGGATGCCTTTTTCCCGGCTGCGACTGCACCGAAACAAATGGCGGAGATGCGATGA
- a CDS encoding SDR family NAD(P)-dependent oxidoreductase, with the protein MSTGQTLSGRVAIVTGGARGIGLAIVEELHRRGASILIADSGVSIAGADPDPSVAQSIAAKLGADAAAFGEDLSNAGAAARAVQAATKTFGAIDIVINNAAILKDSFIFKASRENWEQVIATNLTAPFALLAAATPLMREQQKNGRAPGRIVNIVSSAGLFGNFGQAAYASAKAGLVGLTRVVAMDMSRSKVTCNAIAPFAATRVTESIQPANDAQAEYKRRALQIPAHYVARLASFLSSNVHNLTGQLFGVRGRELLLFSQPRPVARTLMSAGTAWDETALAQAIHGELTAGLTDLATDLEFFNTEPIV; encoded by the coding sequence ATGAGCACGGGTCAGACATTGTCGGGCAGGGTCGCGATCGTAACCGGCGGTGCGCGCGGGATCGGGCTGGCGATCGTCGAGGAACTGCACCGACGAGGCGCTTCGATCCTGATTGCGGATAGCGGCGTATCGATCGCCGGTGCCGATCCGGATCCGTCGGTTGCGCAATCCATCGCCGCAAAGCTGGGCGCCGATGCCGCGGCATTTGGCGAGGACCTTTCGAATGCCGGGGCGGCGGCGCGTGCCGTGCAGGCCGCAACGAAGACCTTTGGTGCGATCGATATCGTGATCAACAATGCGGCGATTCTCAAGGACTCCTTCATTTTCAAGGCGAGCCGCGAAAACTGGGAACAGGTCATCGCAACCAATCTGACCGCGCCCTTCGCGCTGCTCGCGGCCGCTACGCCGCTGATGCGCGAGCAGCAGAAGAACGGCCGCGCTCCCGGGCGCATCGTCAACATCGTGTCCAGCGCCGGGCTGTTCGGCAACTTCGGGCAGGCAGCTTATGCTTCCGCCAAGGCCGGGCTGGTGGGTCTGACACGCGTGGTGGCGATGGATATGTCCCGCTCGAAAGTCACCTGCAACGCGATTGCGCCGTTTGCCGCGACGCGGGTAACCGAATCGATTCAGCCTGCGAACGATGCCCAGGCCGAATACAAACGGCGCGCCCTGCAGATTCCCGCACACTACGTCGCCAGGCTCGCGAGCTTTTTGAGTTCGAATGTCCACAATCTGACCGGACAGCTTTTCGGCGTGCGCGGGCGCGAGCTGCTGTTGTTTTCCCAGCCGCGGCCGGTTGCGCGCACCCTCATGTCGGCCGGCACGGCGTGGGACGAGACGGCGCTCGCCCAGGCCATCCACGGCGAATTAACCGCCGGACTGACCGACCTCGCCACCGACCTCGAATTCTTCAATACCGAACCCATCGTCTGA
- a CDS encoding phenylacetate-CoA oxygenase subunit PaaI: MTATATLAVKTAAELAQQPEEYQTAVRKIVISHAVNELYGAQVFDEPAIALAPSPYAKWLTCRVAMEEYHHHVRFRGLAEQIGVPMAMMDPKIKKPLTIFSFELKTWPEFCVIKAIADYAEILQVEDLLHCSFHPLRDLARITMPEEKFHAKFGRDFCTELIRTEAGRAAVQDAIDRYFPITPGFFGASKSKNNEMYLRWGLKSRSNDEMREDFLCRVTELVEKDLGLTLPKI, encoded by the coding sequence ATGACTGCTACCGCCACCCTTGCCGTGAAAACTGCGGCCGAACTCGCGCAACAGCCCGAGGAATACCAGACCGCTGTCAGGAAGATCGTCATCAGCCATGCGGTGAACGAGCTGTACGGCGCCCAGGTGTTCGACGAACCTGCTATCGCGCTGGCGCCTTCGCCTTACGCGAAATGGCTGACCTGCCGCGTCGCGATGGAGGAGTACCATCACCATGTGCGTTTCCGCGGACTGGCGGAACAGATCGGCGTGCCGATGGCGATGATGGACCCGAAGATCAAGAAACCGCTGACGATCTTCAGTTTCGAGTTGAAGACGTGGCCGGAATTCTGCGTGATCAAGGCAATTGCCGACTATGCCGAAATCCTGCAGGTGGAAGATCTGCTGCATTGCTCGTTTCATCCATTGCGGGATCTGGCGCGCATCACCATGCCCGAGGAGAAATTCCACGCCAAGTTCGGCAGGGATTTCTGCACGGAACTGATCCGGACCGAAGCAGGCAGGGCTGCGGTGCAGGACGCGATCGACCGCTATTTCCCGATCACGCCGGGGTTTTTCGGCGCGAGCAAATCGAAGAACAACGAAATGTATCTGCGCTGGGGCCTCAAGAGCCGCAGCAACGACGAGATGCGCGAGGATTTTCTCTGTCGCGTCACAGAACTGGTGGAGAAGGATTTGGGTTTGACGTTGCCGAAAATCTAG
- the gtdA gene encoding gentisate 1,2-dioxygenase — protein sequence MGQPLKDPHTEREAYYRRIAPAHLTPLWEMMSALVPRQPKSPCVPALWNYAEVRPWLMESGSLITAKEAVRRVLILENPGIPGQSAITNSLYAGWQLILPGEVAPSHRHTQTALRLIVEGAGAYTAVDGERVTMHPGDFIITPSWTWHDHGNPAAEPVVWLDGLDIPLVRFFDAGFAEDYPHDEQDVVRPEGDAWLRYGNNLLPIAFQPRDASSPVFAYPYARSRQSLLQLAQVDKPHASHGHKMEFVNPATGGPAMPTMGAYIQLLPRGFSGRPCRGTDGTVFSVIEGGGRAVIGGETFDFAARDTFVVPSWQTYALVASEESVLFSFSDRPVQRALGLWREEQLQ from the coding sequence ATGGGACAGCCACTTAAAGACCCCCACACGGAGCGGGAAGCTTACTATCGCCGCATCGCGCCGGCGCATCTCACGCCGCTGTGGGAAATGATGAGCGCGCTGGTGCCGCGCCAGCCGAAGTCGCCCTGTGTGCCGGCGCTGTGGAACTACGCCGAGGTACGGCCGTGGCTGATGGAGTCCGGCAGCCTGATCACGGCGAAGGAAGCGGTGCGCCGCGTGCTGATCCTCGAAAACCCGGGCATTCCCGGCCAATCGGCGATCACGAACTCGCTGTACGCCGGCTGGCAACTGATCCTCCCCGGCGAAGTGGCGCCGAGTCACCGGCACACGCAAACGGCGCTGCGGCTAATCGTCGAGGGTGCCGGGGCCTACACCGCAGTCGACGGCGAGCGTGTGACCATGCATCCGGGCGATTTCATCATCACGCCGTCGTGGACATGGCACGACCACGGAAACCCCGCAGCTGAGCCGGTCGTCTGGCTCGATGGATTGGATATCCCGCTGGTGCGATTCTTCGATGCCGGCTTCGCGGAGGATTATCCGCACGACGAACAGGACGTCGTTCGTCCGGAAGGCGATGCCTGGTTGCGTTACGGCAACAATCTGCTGCCGATCGCGTTTCAGCCCAGGGATGCGAGCTCGCCGGTTTTTGCCTATCCGTACGCGCGGTCGCGCCAAAGCCTGCTGCAGCTGGCACAAGTCGACAAACCCCATGCGAGCCATGGACACAAGATGGAGTTCGTCAATCCCGCCACCGGCGGTCCGGCGATGCCGACCATGGGTGCCTATATCCAGCTCCTGCCGAGAGGTTTCAGCGGTCGTCCGTGTCGCGGCACCGACGGCACTGTCTTCTCGGTGATCGAGGGCGGCGGCCGCGCGGTGATCGGTGGCGAGACTTTCGACTTCGCGGCACGCGATACTTTCGTCGTGCCTTCGTGGCAGACCTATGCGTTGGTCGCTTCGGAGGAGTCCGTACTGTTTAGTTTTTCCGACCGGCCGGTGCAGCGGGCATTGGGCTTGTGGCGCGAGGAGCAGCTGCAATAG
- a CDS encoding fumarylacetoacetate hydrolase family protein translates to MNGNELLFDIGPVPSVPIVGRKERFPVHRIYCVGRNYAAHAREMGKDPDKEPPFFFLKPADAVLPGGGKMHYPPGTENLHHEIEMVVAIQREGRNIPAAKALEFVFGYAVGLDMTRRDLQFKARDMGRPWDFGKAFDESAPIAAIHSVASHGHHSTGKIWLKVNGETRQQADLSEMIWNVPDTIAYLSDYYLLKPGDLIYTGTPAGVGAVKKGDQMVGSVEGLGELAVTVA, encoded by the coding sequence ATGAACGGAAATGAATTGTTGTTCGACATCGGCCCGGTGCCCTCGGTACCCATCGTGGGCCGCAAGGAGCGATTCCCGGTCCATCGCATTTATTGCGTAGGCCGCAACTATGCCGCCCATGCCCGGGAAATGGGCAAGGATCCGGACAAGGAACCGCCGTTTTTCTTCCTCAAGCCGGCCGACGCCGTGCTGCCGGGCGGCGGCAAGATGCATTACCCGCCGGGCACGGAAAATCTGCATCATGAAATCGAGATGGTGGTGGCGATCCAGCGCGAGGGCCGCAATATTCCGGCGGCCAAGGCACTGGAGTTCGTGTTCGGCTATGCGGTTGGCCTGGACATGACCCGTCGCGACCTGCAGTTCAAGGCGCGCGACATGGGACGGCCTTGGGACTTCGGCAAGGCTTTCGACGAATCGGCGCCCATAGCCGCCATTCATTCAGTGGCCAGCCACGGCCATCACTCGACGGGCAAGATCTGGCTGAAGGTCAATGGCGAAACGCGGCAGCAGGCGGACCTGTCGGAGATGATCTGGAACGTGCCGGACACGATTGCATACCTGTCCGACTATTACTTGCTCAAACCCGGTGACCTGATTTACACCGGCACGCCGGCGGGTGTAGGGGCCGTGAAGAAGGGCGACCAGATGGTCGGATCCGTGGAGGGACTGGGGGAACTGGCCGTCACCGTCGCTTGA
- a CDS encoding 3-keto-5-aminohexanoate cleavage protein translates to MEAAGQGKTWLEAALNGPWTRKHQPRIPVTVKEIVEEGIACVRAGAAIIHAHAYDEATGRQTQSPDVYASIIDGIRSKVDAIVYPTIPAVGLGGQPGEQTSPHARL, encoded by the coding sequence ATGGAAGCAGCGGGGCAGGGCAAGACGTGGCTGGAAGCCGCACTGAACGGACCATGGACGCGCAAGCATCAACCGCGGATTCCGGTCACGGTGAAGGAAATCGTGGAAGAGGGCATTGCCTGCGTCAGGGCGGGCGCGGCGATCATTCACGCCCATGCTTATGACGAAGCGACCGGGCGGCAAACCCAGAGCCCGGATGTTTACGCGAGCATCATTGACGGCATCCGCAGCAAAGTGGACGCCATCGTCTACCCGACCATTCCGGCCGTTGGGCTGGGAGGTCAGCCCGGCGAGCAGACTTCGCCACACGCTCGGCTATAA